One genomic region from Sphingobacterium multivorum encodes:
- a CDS encoding TlpA family protein disulfide reductase produces MKINLFYLLIFIIPLNTLGQTKSDDFPITTPNYSQHSLKKSYPQIKGRVLNGSTNDLQDIMIKYSLVNIGNPMQSSYNIKLDQDGSFLITLSDKLPNRQIWFTFGDYVYTCLYSDEYLEITFDLDKLKKKSVYMTGDGVKFSGKDGDKNRIMNEYILFNKRYNENFSDKISSIATEDNNYIAKLDSIFAIQQQINKKFYAKFSNTYQTLIEGETKSIYYAKKLKYLFRNSIQVDTISELLTPVYSISNNSHEYFQFLNYYMQVVGFKKTKKKFSFINVALYYDEVLPSFYADLLKLQFEDRDIKEQCKLYKELRPTLHTSWSKDYLDSQIKALTRKIAQIDSISAASAVIQPEDSTLGKLIIKTSSGSTLYIDQHKSGEDLLKTLKSVFAGKLVIIDLWATWCIPCIQAMPYSKKLHAESQVAELPIEFVYLCTSSGSNEQKWQNKVLELNQPGTHLFVDSKVLTEIMNIFEKGGFPSYILLNPNGEYDYKSLSSMQGLSLDMLKQKLL; encoded by the coding sequence ATGAAAATTAATCTATTTTATCTCCTCATTTTTATTATCCCTTTAAATACCTTAGGGCAAACCAAGTCAGATGATTTTCCAATAACGACCCCTAATTATAGTCAACACTCTTTGAAAAAATCATACCCCCAAATTAAGGGACGCGTACTCAATGGTTCGACTAATGACCTACAGGATATAATGATCAAGTACAGTCTTGTCAACATCGGAAATCCAATGCAATCTTCCTATAACATCAAACTAGATCAAGATGGATCTTTTCTTATTACATTATCGGATAAACTTCCAAATCGTCAGATCTGGTTTACATTTGGTGATTATGTATATACCTGTCTCTATAGTGATGAATACCTTGAAATCACTTTTGATCTAGATAAATTAAAGAAAAAATCTGTCTATATGACAGGTGATGGAGTAAAATTCAGTGGAAAAGATGGTGATAAAAACCGGATTATGAATGAGTATATCCTTTTCAATAAAAGATATAATGAAAATTTTTCCGACAAAATAAGTTCAATCGCTACTGAAGATAATAACTATATAGCGAAATTAGACAGCATTTTTGCCATTCAACAACAAATCAATAAGAAATTTTATGCGAAATTTAGCAACACTTATCAAACATTGATTGAGGGGGAAACAAAATCAATCTATTATGCGAAGAAGCTTAAATATCTATTTCGAAATTCAATACAAGTAGACACAATCAGTGAATTGCTCACTCCCGTCTATTCCATATCAAATAATTCGCATGAATACTTCCAGTTTCTGAATTATTACATGCAAGTTGTAGGTTTTAAAAAAACAAAGAAAAAATTTAGTTTCATAAATGTAGCGTTATATTACGACGAAGTGCTTCCCTCCTTTTATGCAGATCTGCTAAAATTACAATTTGAAGATAGAGATATCAAAGAGCAATGTAAGCTCTATAAAGAATTAAGACCGACACTACATACTAGTTGGTCCAAAGATTATTTAGATTCACAAATTAAGGCGTTAACAAGAAAGATCGCTCAAATTGATTCTATCAGTGCTGCATCAGCGGTTATTCAACCTGAGGATTCAACTTTGGGAAAACTAATTATAAAGACGAGCTCTGGTAGCACTCTTTATATTGACCAACATAAGTCTGGTGAGGATCTTCTTAAAACGTTAAAGTCTGTCTTCGCAGGAAAGCTGGTTATCATTGATCTATGGGCGACTTGGTGTATTCCCTGCATCCAGGCTATGCCCTATAGTAAAAAATTACATGCTGAATCACAAGTCGCCGAATTACCAATTGAATTTGTATATCTCTGTACCTCCTCGGGATCAAACGAACAAAAATGGCAAAATAAAGTATTGGAATTAAATCAGCCGGGCACACATCTTTTTGTTGATTCAAAAGTTTTGACTGAGATCATGAATATCTTCGAGAAAGGAGGGTTCCCTTCATATATCCTACTTAATCCCAATGGTGAATATGACTACAAGTCACTTTCGAGCATGCAGGGATTGAGCTTGGATATGCTAAAGCAAAAGCTCTTATAG
- a CDS encoding sensor histidine kinase produces MKRLFLIFLLIQIFRTSAQDPQGNDYYFGENFHFNGYSTDKRMMVRSDIVFVKSDKYISHIFEDFDNNKTLPGKGLRQIPNSPILLGIKLNPKLKNFISPKVQNLSKTYHSYFIPDSSDAIIIAMGINKNNYKDFLYRVVENDSIELTPWAPIPTLSMKYGAKVPFGAIGTFNYPGKLILVEVRHRKIYGIRDGYILDWRKNKRPILEQIIARGPSEYGYFNLLDRSSNKGYVHQYDEYTGAPLDLTFNKDSVTSLNLEFENHATTPYSVQLIKKIKNSADTIQLEWWTQAKKFEVSNKYLNEIGEYELLIHKTGDINTYDTNEILRIPYHIVQPPQQFSSMLWPILWPTTLISLIIIIIAFFTLRHRTRKRLVKVEQKRQTLTLQIKNIQSQLNPHFMFNAINSIQNLIQKKDFKGTHHYLTKFSSLTRATLENAEKEMNTLSEELQILDDYLQMEQLRFGFQYDIVNNLKIHNDLIDIPNILLQPIVENAVKHGISTLGSQGKIVVTIDQQGHDLVLGVADNGAKFNTKTVESTGGYGLRLTKERLALLEQLYPENSFQIQITTSSSITEICIVISHWIANI; encoded by the coding sequence ATGAAAAGGCTATTCTTAATATTTTTATTAATTCAAATTTTCAGAACTTCAGCACAAGACCCACAAGGCAATGACTATTATTTTGGAGAAAATTTTCATTTTAATGGCTATTCTACAGATAAACGGATGATGGTAAGAAGTGATATCGTCTTTGTAAAATCTGACAAATATATATCGCATATCTTCGAGGACTTTGACAACAATAAAACATTGCCGGGCAAGGGCTTAAGGCAAATACCTAATTCACCGATTCTTTTAGGTATAAAACTAAATCCGAAGCTCAAAAACTTTATCTCGCCTAAGGTTCAAAACCTATCTAAGACCTATCATAGCTATTTTATACCGGACAGTTCTGATGCTATAATCATAGCTATGGGTATCAATAAAAATAATTATAAGGATTTTCTTTATCGAGTTGTCGAAAATGATAGCATCGAACTCACACCTTGGGCCCCTATCCCCACACTTTCTATGAAATATGGCGCCAAAGTCCCTTTTGGTGCAATTGGCACGTTCAATTATCCTGGAAAGTTAATTTTAGTTGAGGTCAGACACAGAAAAATTTACGGCATTAGAGACGGATACATCTTGGATTGGCGGAAAAATAAACGCCCTATACTCGAGCAAATCATCGCTCGTGGGCCGAGTGAATATGGTTATTTTAATCTACTAGATCGATCATCTAATAAAGGTTATGTGCACCAATACGACGAATATACTGGCGCGCCCTTAGATCTTACTTTCAATAAAGACAGCGTCACTTCGCTAAATCTCGAATTTGAGAACCATGCTACAACTCCTTATTCTGTCCAATTGATCAAAAAGATAAAAAATAGCGCTGACACCATTCAGCTTGAATGGTGGACACAAGCTAAAAAATTTGAAGTTTCCAATAAATATCTGAATGAAATAGGGGAATACGAATTGCTGATCCATAAAACAGGAGACATTAATACCTACGATACCAATGAGATTCTGAGAATACCTTATCATATTGTACAACCTCCACAACAATTTTCCTCCATGCTCTGGCCCATCTTATGGCCAACAACTCTCATTAGCCTAATAATCATTATTATTGCTTTTTTTACACTTCGACATAGAACGCGTAAACGTCTCGTAAAGGTTGAGCAAAAACGGCAAACGCTTACTCTTCAAATCAAAAATATACAATCTCAATTAAATCCTCATTTTATGTTTAACGCCATTAACTCTATACAGAACTTAATCCAAAAGAAGGACTTCAAAGGTACCCATCATTACCTGACTAAATTCTCTTCATTAACAAGGGCCACTTTAGAGAATGCAGAAAAAGAAATGAATACACTCAGCGAAGAGCTCCAAATATTAGATGATTACTTACAAATGGAACAATTGAGATTTGGATTCCAGTATGACATAGTGAATAATTTAAAAATCCATAATGATTTGATTGACATTCCAAACATATTACTTCAGCCAATTGTGGAAAATGCTGTAAAACATGGCATTTCAACGCTAGGTTCTCAGGGAAAAATTGTGGTCACAATCGACCAACAAGGACATGATCTCGTACTCGGTGTAGCTGACAACGGAGCGAAATTTAATACGAAGACTGTCGAGTCCACGGGTGGGTATGGCCTAAGATTAACCAAGGAACGATTGGCTCTTTTAGAACAGCTTTATCCAGAAAACTCCTTCCAAATACAAATCACAACAAGTTCAAGCATTACAGAAATCTGTATTGTCATTTCCCATTGGATAGCTAACATATAA
- the purD gene encoding phosphoribosylamine--glycine ligase, protein MNILIIGSGGRESAFAYKLSKSPRLDQLFIAPGNAGTGAYGQNINIKVTDFAAIASFVLENNVQMVLVGPEEPLVKGIHDYFLNREDLKNIPVIGPQQEGAQLEGSKDFSKQFMDRHGVPTAASRSFDATSLEDGLAYLETQKLPIVLKADGLAAGKGVLICETLEDAKAELKAMIADSKFGEASRVVVVEEFLKGIELSVFVLTDGNSYKVLPSAKDYKRIGEGDTGLNTGGMGSISPVPFADETFLNKVEERIIRPTVEGLKKDGIPYKGFIFIGLMNVEGEPYVIEYNVRMGDPETESVLPRIESDLLDLLEGVAQGNLDQRSYTVSPKTAVTVMLVAGGYPGDYESGKEIVNIENVKESIVFQAGTREVDGKIVTAGGRVIAVTTLQDSLFEALQQATADAGRIYFEGKYFRRDIGFDLI, encoded by the coding sequence ATGAATATCCTAATAATCGGTTCAGGAGGTCGTGAATCCGCCTTCGCCTATAAGTTGTCGAAAAGTCCACGTTTAGACCAATTGTTTATTGCTCCAGGAAATGCTGGAACAGGTGCGTATGGTCAGAATATAAATATTAAAGTGACCGACTTTGCTGCTATTGCTTCCTTCGTTTTGGAGAATAACGTGCAAATGGTGCTCGTCGGTCCCGAAGAACCTTTGGTAAAAGGTATTCATGATTATTTTTTAAATCGGGAAGATTTAAAAAATATCCCGGTAATAGGGCCACAACAGGAAGGGGCTCAATTGGAGGGCTCAAAAGATTTTTCAAAGCAATTTATGGATCGCCATGGCGTACCTACTGCCGCTTCAAGATCGTTTGATGCAACATCATTGGAAGATGGATTGGCTTACCTTGAAACGCAAAAATTGCCGATTGTGCTTAAAGCTGATGGTTTAGCCGCAGGCAAAGGAGTATTGATCTGTGAGACTCTTGAGGATGCTAAAGCTGAGCTAAAAGCGATGATCGCAGATTCAAAGTTTGGAGAAGCTAGCCGGGTGGTGGTTGTTGAAGAATTTTTAAAGGGAATTGAATTGTCTGTTTTTGTTTTGACAGATGGGAATTCATATAAAGTGCTTCCTTCTGCAAAAGATTATAAACGCATCGGGGAAGGTGATACAGGCTTAAACACGGGAGGCATGGGATCGATATCTCCGGTTCCTTTTGCCGATGAGACATTTTTGAATAAAGTGGAAGAACGTATTATCAGACCGACAGTTGAAGGACTTAAAAAAGATGGTATTCCGTATAAAGGATTTATTTTTATCGGTCTGATGAATGTGGAAGGGGAACCCTATGTCATCGAGTATAATGTTCGTATGGGGGATCCAGAGACTGAGTCCGTTTTGCCGCGTATAGAATCGGATCTATTGGATTTACTGGAGGGGGTGGCACAAGGCAATTTGGATCAACGTTCTTATACGGTATCTCCTAAAACTGCTGTAACGGTTATGTTGGTTGCGGGAGGTTATCCTGGAGATTATGAGTCGGGAAAAGAGATCGTCAATATTGAAAATGTCAAAGAATCGATCGTATTTCAAGCAGGTACGAGGGAGGTGGATGGTAAGATTGTTACTGCAGGGGGACGTGTAATTGCTGTTACCACATTGCAAGATTCGCTGTTTGAAGCCCTTCAGCAGGCAACTGCAGATGCCGGAAGGATATATTTTGAAGGTAAATACTTCAGAAGAGATATCGGTTTCGACCTTATTTAA
- a CDS encoding LytR/AlgR family response regulator transcription factor: MIDYIIVDDEINNIEILKRYLDKFGSTLRLVGTAIHVEEATVLINNQKPELVFLDIQMPDKNGFDLLQALENRDFEVIFVTAYDRFGIQAIKFSALDYLLKPLNFAELETALEKAISKIKLKKYNLSLENLIQNLTNKQRKTHKIALPTGRETLYVSISDIIRCQADNNYTEIYLTGRRPIIISKTLKEYDDMLHAYGFIRTHQSHLINSEHVLSINKRQSAYILMKDHSIVPIARQKKESVFKILSKSKTNYEN; encoded by the coding sequence ATGATCGACTATATAATTGTAGATGATGAGATCAACAACATCGAAATATTAAAAAGATACTTAGATAAATTTGGGAGTACTTTACGTTTAGTAGGCACCGCTATACACGTTGAAGAGGCAACTGTTTTGATTAATAATCAAAAACCCGAATTGGTTTTTCTTGATATCCAAATGCCAGATAAAAATGGTTTTGATTTATTACAAGCGCTAGAGAACAGAGATTTCGAAGTTATTTTCGTCACAGCATATGACAGATTTGGTATTCAGGCGATTAAATTTTCAGCATTAGATTATCTCTTAAAGCCACTCAATTTTGCGGAGCTAGAAACTGCGTTAGAGAAAGCTATATCGAAAATTAAATTAAAAAAATACAATTTAAGTCTAGAAAACCTAATTCAAAATCTTACGAACAAACAGCGAAAGACCCACAAAATAGCCCTGCCGACAGGGAGAGAAACGCTATATGTATCTATTTCGGATATCATCCGCTGTCAGGCAGACAATAATTACACAGAAATATATCTTACTGGCCGTAGACCGATCATTATCAGTAAAACACTTAAAGAATATGATGATATGCTCCATGCATACGGTTTTATCCGCACACATCAAAGCCATCTTATTAATTCAGAACATGTTTTATCGATCAACAAGCGACAATCAGCCTATATTTTAATGAAAGATCATTCAATAGTGCCTATCGCAAGACAAAAGAAGGAATCTGTATTTAAAATTTTAAGTAAATCAAAAACGAATTATGAAAATTAA
- a CDS encoding carboxypeptidase-like regulatory domain-containing protein: MYAKLLLLVNCLLFAFLASAQIDQTLQKLDTYHEQHIKEKIYLHLDKNDYSAGETIWFKLYCTTAPFNYLSNISKIANVELISPTNKIIKSIKIPITLGLSMGDFSLPDTLEEGSYRVRSFTRWMQNDSIANFYERVVPITNGRSDHIITRSELIKNGTENMFQVNLKTIQGAPLINNNISYTLQPNNNKEKSGRLKSNDNGTIALELKDEFKGGTLSLQFLSLDKRRILKSFVIPDPNNQNSIQIFPESGELVNNILCKTGFKILAPNGLGKKAKITIVEENQTTVADFETNSLGMGSIPLVLQTEKKYVATALFEDGSSTSASLPPVRNSGYVLTVNSVLKDKIAAQLSATADLVNGKDIYLVAQYNGLVLHAAKQKLNGTDILFNIPKKNLPSGVLQLSVLTDQMIPIVERLMFNYNTTSTLLPVSVELNKPSFTTRDKVIADLSVNYEESDTTRFAALSASVVNLSKVDSATDRYYSSIVSELLLKSDLRGFIERPNYYFEDLTNIKLTELDNLMLIQGWRKLDWKNYTSTATAAFLPEKGLTIAGTIKKTARKAVVPNAKVTIIPTSNMLLSIDTLADNNGRFSFDELLFADSVKFIVTGDGPKEKKRVDIVIDNPLNPTTTTSKDQPLLLNDINTNLLTQLKNSQQFLSELEAAGIIQKSIRLEEVQVNRVRTNKADKNSRNLNGPGNADQVISAEDLSSCTTLEQCLAGRLVGVMFRNGVPYSTRSMGLNGGSPMQIVLDGMYIEPEQIDMINVADISSIEVLRSAGNTAIYGSYGGNGVIVITSKSGDAISSSYTPTGIVTITPKGLYVPRTFFKPQYDATIQNKLTRDLRTTIAWEPNLITPKDGKTHFEFFTSDEPGTYKLTVEGISMDGKIAHLEYLIAVKPQ, translated from the coding sequence ATGTACGCTAAATTACTGCTGTTAGTAAATTGCTTGCTATTCGCTTTCCTGGCGTCGGCCCAGATCGATCAGACCTTGCAGAAACTGGATACTTACCATGAACAGCACATCAAGGAAAAGATTTATCTCCATTTGGACAAAAATGATTATTCGGCTGGAGAAACCATCTGGTTTAAACTATACTGTACCACCGCCCCATTTAATTATTTGAGCAACATCAGTAAAATTGCTAATGTAGAATTGATTTCTCCAACCAATAAGATCATTAAAAGTATCAAAATTCCAATTACACTCGGTCTAAGTATGGGCGACTTCAGTCTGCCCGACACCTTGGAAGAAGGCTCCTACCGCGTTAGATCATTTACCCGATGGATGCAAAATGACTCAATAGCCAATTTCTACGAACGCGTCGTTCCCATTACCAATGGTCGATCTGATCATATCATCACGAGAAGTGAACTGATCAAAAACGGAACAGAAAACATGTTCCAGGTTAATCTCAAAACGATACAGGGAGCTCCGCTGATTAATAACAACATCAGTTATACCCTACAACCGAACAACAATAAAGAGAAATCCGGCCGATTAAAATCGAATGATAATGGAACAATAGCGCTGGAATTGAAAGATGAGTTTAAAGGCGGGACGCTGTCTTTACAATTTCTTTCGCTGGATAAAAGACGTATTTTAAAAAGTTTTGTCATCCCGGATCCAAACAATCAAAATAGCATCCAGATTTTCCCGGAAAGTGGCGAACTGGTCAACAATATATTATGTAAAACGGGGTTCAAAATCCTTGCTCCTAACGGTTTGGGAAAAAAAGCAAAAATAACCATAGTAGAAGAAAACCAGACAACTGTTGCAGATTTTGAAACAAATTCACTGGGAATGGGAAGTATCCCGCTCGTCTTACAGACGGAAAAAAAATACGTCGCCACAGCCCTTTTCGAAGATGGATCGTCAACAAGTGCCTCTTTACCGCCTGTACGAAATTCCGGATATGTTCTAACGGTAAATTCGGTACTAAAAGATAAGATTGCAGCACAACTTTCCGCTACTGCAGACCTGGTCAATGGCAAAGATATTTATCTAGTCGCCCAATACAATGGCCTTGTTCTTCATGCCGCTAAGCAAAAACTAAATGGAACGGACATTTTATTCAATATCCCCAAAAAAAACCTGCCATCCGGAGTTTTACAGTTATCCGTCTTAACAGACCAAATGATTCCTATTGTGGAAAGACTGATGTTTAACTACAATACGACATCGACTTTACTTCCAGTATCCGTAGAACTCAACAAACCCAGCTTCACAACACGTGATAAAGTGATCGCAGATCTTTCCGTTAACTATGAAGAGAGTGACACCACGAGGTTTGCAGCGCTCTCTGCATCTGTGGTAAACCTTAGCAAGGTTGATTCTGCAACAGATCGCTATTATTCATCTATTGTCTCGGAGCTTCTATTGAAATCTGATCTTCGCGGCTTTATTGAACGTCCCAATTATTATTTTGAGGATTTAACGAACATCAAGCTGACAGAACTGGACAATCTCATGCTTATCCAAGGTTGGCGCAAGTTGGACTGGAAGAATTATACAAGTACAGCAACCGCTGCGTTCCTTCCTGAAAAAGGACTTACCATAGCTGGGACCATCAAGAAAACGGCCCGAAAAGCCGTAGTTCCAAATGCCAAAGTAACAATTATACCGACGAGCAACATGTTGCTGAGTATAGATACGCTGGCCGATAATAATGGCCGATTTTCATTTGACGAACTTTTATTTGCAGACAGCGTCAAGTTTATTGTGACAGGTGATGGCCCTAAAGAGAAAAAAAGAGTTGACATTGTTATCGACAACCCGCTCAACCCTACAACAACTACGAGTAAAGATCAACCCTTATTGCTTAACGACATCAATACCAACTTACTAACACAACTGAAAAATAGTCAACAGTTTCTTAGCGAATTGGAAGCCGCGGGCATAATTCAGAAGAGCATTCGATTGGAAGAGGTACAGGTCAATCGGGTAAGAACAAATAAAGCTGACAAGAACTCCAGAAACCTCAATGGGCCGGGAAATGCCGATCAAGTCATTTCAGCCGAAGACCTTTCCTCCTGTACGACACTGGAGCAATGTCTCGCGGGTCGATTAGTTGGTGTTATGTTCCGAAATGGTGTCCCTTACAGCACAAGATCCATGGGATTAAATGGCGGGAGTCCCATGCAAATTGTCCTTGATGGGATGTATATTGAGCCCGAACAAATTGATATGATCAATGTCGCCGATATTTCTAGTATTGAGGTCCTTCGCAGTGCAGGCAACACGGCCATATACGGAAGCTACGGGGGCAACGGTGTTATCGTGATTACCAGTAAATCGGGAGATGCCATCTCCTCATCTTATACCCCCACAGGCATTGTAACCATCACGCCAAAAGGGCTATACGTACCCCGAACCTTTTTCAAACCTCAATACGATGCAACAATCCAAAATAAGCTTACACGCGACCTAAGGACAACAATCGCCTGGGAACCCAATCTAATCACGCCAAAAGATGGGAAAACACATTTCGAATTCTTCACTTCTGACGAACCCGGGACTTACAAACTAACCGTTGAGGGAATAAGCATGGATGGCAAAATTGCTCATCTTGAATATTTAATAGCGGTAAAACCACAATAG